A region of the Oncorhynchus clarkii lewisi isolate Uvic-CL-2024 chromosome 4, UVic_Ocla_1.0, whole genome shotgun sequence genome:
ACGTCCAAAACAAAATCCCCTAGCATTGTAAGTTAAGGTCCTTTCTTGTGTGCGTTGAGCTGGCTTTAATGGAATAGGGTTACGAAGGGACTCTAAACACTTTTACAGCAAGGCACATACTTATGCGCACATTTAGCTTTGTCCCTACTATATAACTAGGCAAGAGCAGATGCCAACAAGAGCATAGCGGTAGCTCATTCAGACATGGCAGTCATCTCACCCCTAGATCTCTTTAGCACAGCTGATAGCAAGGATCCCGTGTATACAGCTAATATAACCAGTCTAGTGAGGAAACATGTCACCACTTTTACTAGCCTACATTTATTCTAGCCTACACCAAACACATCCAATTTTCTGTAGATACATACCTTTCTGtttcttaaaaaaaatatttttttgatatGCACCGTATGTGTGCTTGTATAGTAAGATTGTATTTAGGCCATGTTTTCGAGTCGTTTTTGGGGTCGAGGTAAGGCAACCCCCGTTTGAGTAAAGTCCTGTCTGATTGGTTGAGAAGGTTATGGTTTGTGGTAAGACAAACCTGGATTGGTTAGGTTAGTGAGGGGTTGTGGTAAGGCCCCCTGGGTAGTATAAACGTGTGAGATGTCATTAAAGTACAGCGATAATTTGCCATGCTCTAGAGAGGGTTCTGGTAAGGCCCTCAGATTGGCTATGAAAGTGAGTGGTTCTGGTAAGGCCCTCTGATTGGATATAAAGAGGAAAGAGTCCTCTGTGCCGTTTCCCATTGGATCGTCTACCACAGCAGAGCAGACCAGTGTAGAGGCCAGGATGGGTCATCATGGATCTCGCCGAATTCTTCGGTCATAATAGACTGATCCCAAGACTGTCTGGGCCAAGGGagtatatatttgtgtgtgttctgAGTTTGATTCAGAAGCTGCAGCTTCTATGTGGTGGTAAATCTGGCAGGAGCCTGCCATGTTGACTTGCAACTGGAAGCCCTATGCTCTGAGAGGTTCTGAGTCCGACACTGCGCTCGTGTCCAGGCGGTGGTAAGATAGTTGGTGAAAAACAAACACAGCAGCCCATAAAACTCCCACTAAGGTATGTGAACATGGTCACATTTAACATTTGCTCGTATTGAGATGACCCCTCCCCTATATCTCCCCCTCTAGACCAGTATTACAAGGTCAGAGGTTGTATGTAAGGCAACCTAATTTACTCTAGTCTCAATATAGTCTGAAGCACAACATATATTGGGTAAGAAGATTGCAGCATTGCCATACAAGGTTGTGTACTCTGGCAATCAGAGTAAATATTCAGGAACTCAAACCAATGTGTCACAGAATTTGTTAGTTTGGCATGGTGGGATCTTTGTGTCTATAAAATTGAATTATGTGCGAAATTGCGGCGTAAATGACTTGTGCAAAATATTGATTGTAATTATAATCTTATCAAATtaatatatagtgtgtgtgtggtcctcccattaCGACTtggggaaaccatgcagtttgaTAGCCTACCGATAAAATATGTGTGGTGAAAAGTGCACGGTGATAAGCTTGAttttcctttccaataaatatcgagggtcttatgcttgtgacatgatgatcgatgttTGACTGCCGTGACAAAATATTCTCTCATCCATTATCTTGTGTAGACTAGCCTATCCGTACTGTATATGcaatctgttggctagagcacacgtgccaagaccagcgtaggcacatttgctattaaACGCAGGTTTGTGACCACTCaatttacatttttatacatCAGAACTTAAGCGAAAAATTAAGTTGTGTGCACTACGTCGTCACGCACCTTTTTTTAAATccgcaacaagtcagtttggtgggaAAAATTGCATTTACTTTGGATTTGAGAATATTTGCATtcaaatctgtcgccaattggatggaaacataGCTACTGGTAGAAAATCCCCAATTCCACCTGTAAGTGGATAGACGTGCTTTGGTAAGTGAGGTGGGTGTCTGATGTGACGCCTATTCACTGTTCCTTCTGGGTAAGAGGTTGATGTGAAAATGCGGAAATGCATAAATATGGTGCGACATGAATTACTGTCATCTGATTTTAATTTCAAGTGCGCAAGCATTTTTCACAGCAGGCTCTCAAACGCACTCCACAACGAAGTACTGTCAACTGCTTGGACTACTTTGTTTACAttttattcatttagcagacacacttatccagagcgacttacaggagccaTTAGggtttgctcaagggcacattgacagatttgcCACCTAGTCTACTCGGATTTGAACCaccgacctttcggttactagcccaacgctcttaactgttGGCTAACCATTAGGGACACGCAGTATTCAGTAATAAAGCATTATTGGTAATGGTCTATTTATCTGATTACCGTAGCTTTTAAATTAATGCATTTTTACAGAATCCCATGAGATTAAAGTTATGAAAGGCTGGGTATTTTCTAAATCACTGGAGCTATTTAAATTAATATAGTTTCATGTAAAAATCTTTGCAATGCTACATGAGCCATTCATGTTGCACACTGTAATTTAAGGGTAtacatatataaactcagcaaaaaaagaaacgtccctttttctggaccctgtctttcaaaagataattagtaaaaatccaaataacttcataaagggtttaaacactgtttcccattctTGTTCAAtggaccataaacaattaatgaacatgtacctgtggaacggtcattaagacactaacagcttagatggtaggcaattaaggtcacagttatgaggacttaggacactaaagaggcctttctactgactctggaaaacaccaaaagaaagatgcccagggtccctgctcctctgtgtgaatgtgccttaggcatgctgcaaggagtcatgaggactacagatgtggccagggcaataaattgcaatgtccgtactgtgagacgcccaagacagcactacagggagaccggatggacagctgatcgtcctcgcagtggcagaccacgtgtaacacctgcacaggatcggtacatccggatggcaacaactgcccgagttacaccagggacgcacaatccctccatcagtgctcagaatgTCTGCAATCggctgagggaggctggactgagggcttgtaggcctgttgtagtaaggcaggtcctcactagacatcaccggcaacaacgtcgcctatgggcacaaacccaccgtcgctggaccagacgggactgacaaaaagtgctcttcactgacgagtcgtggttttgtctcaccaggggtgatggttggattctcttttatcgtcaaaggaatgcgcgttacactgaggcctatactctggagtgggatcgaggtggagggtccgtcatggtattgggcggtgtgtcacagcatcattgcctgcaatgacaacaagcgcagtccaatctcaatgctgtgcttaacagagaagacatcctcctccctcatgtggtacccttcctgcaggctcatcctgacattaccctccagcatgacaatgccaccagccatactgcatgttctgtgcgtgatttcctgcaagacaggaatgtctgtgttctgccatggccagcgaagagcccggacctcaatcccatcgagcATGTCTGGGGCCTGTTGGATTGAAGGGTGACCATTAcccacagaaatgtccgggaacttgcaggtgccttgttggaagagtggggtaatatctcatagcaagaactggcaaatctgttgcagtccatgaggaggagatgcactgcagtacataaTGCACCAGATAccaactgttacttttgattttggcccccctcccccctgttcagggacacattataccatttttgttagtcacatgtatGTCGAACTTTGCTGTGAGGATttatttttgctgagtttataattgATTTTCAGAATTTTTGCTTGCTTCCTTAGATGTAATATTTTAGCTTAGTTGTGGGCCAAGTCAAGACCGTTgattggtctaaactccactctgGACCTTGGAAGCCTGTTCCCCTTAATCAGAGACTGATTTAGACCCGGGACACCAGGTATGCAATTATaaggtagaacagaaaagcagcaggCTCGGGACCGCGTAGGGTAACACGCTGACCAAACCGGACGCGCGCATGTTGATTTTTGTACCCCCACACCAGACGTGATCAGGACACGCagattaaaatatcaaaacaaactcttaatcaattatattaatttggtgacaggtcgaaaagcattaaacatttatggcaatttagctagctagcttgggtCTGTTAGCTAATTTGTCTTGGGATATATACATTGGGTTATTTTacatgaaatgcacaaggtcctctactccaacaattaatccacagataaaacggtaAACCAAATTCCTGTCTCATCTCTCCACCTTCCTCAGGGTTCTCTTttacttctttggactttatatggaggTTGGCAACTAACTTTACAGTGCGTTACTACAACCGACAGGAGTGTGGacgtcagttcatctttcaatcatcCACGTGGGTacatgctcctaaaaaccaatgagatgGGAGAGGCCGGACTTGCAGCGCGTTGAGCGTCAAATAGAATTTATATTTAAGCGCCTGGCCACACAGACGCTCGAGCAGTGTGGGTGAAATGATTGCATAACgtgtacattttattttgtagtgcacggtgtggtcagcatgtaagaatTACGTACCCTTGGTCTAAACTAGAACCTTCTTAGCTTCAAGGTAAAATGAGCCATTCAACAGTGAGCGGTTGGTCCTAAGTAAGATTTAAATAATCAGACTCTAGTGCTCCACAGAAACCACACCTGAACAGGGCAATCATTATATGCCTAACTTCAATGTTTTGTTTGAATATATTATATGGCAAACTTGATATAATAAAATAAGGTTTGAGATTTTAATAAATGCTTTCAATGGAAGTTGTCAACTTAaaatctccccaatttcgtggtatccaattggtaataGTTAGTCttttctcatcgctgcaactcccgtacggagaggcgaaggtcgagagccatgcgtcctctgaaacgcaacccaaccgcactgcttcttgacacaacacacatccaaccagccgcaccaatgtgtcggaggaaacacagtggcgacctggtcagtgggcactgcgcccggccagccaccggagttgctagtgcgcgatgagacaaggataaccCTGCTGGCCAAGCCctcccggatgacgctgggccaattgtgcgtcgccccacagacctcccggacgctgccggctgcgacagagcctgggctcgaccCAGGGtgtctggtggcacagctagcgctgcgatgcagtgccttaaaccactgtgccacccaggaggcccccGGTTTTGTCAACCTTATCTGCTATACCGGCTCACTTGTGATTTTGGTCTAGAATGAATTTCTTTATTCTATCCCTCTTTAGCGTTTCAAAATAAAGATTTACTGAAGTAAAGTGCTTGCACAACAAAGTACTTAAACTGTGGTGCATCTTCGAAAAAGAGAGATGTGCAGGTAAATGCAGCATTTAGTGGTGGAAAAAGGTCTACTACTACATGGTCTGTCTGCCCAGAGAGCAGCTCCACACTACCTCACCTGCTCCTGGTCAGTATATTCATGCACTCTTTGTTAGCGTTACCTTTAAAACCGCAGATCTCCAACTTACCCTTCTCTACCTTAttctcacccccctcccccagctgcCTACAAGCATGCAGACGGGAAGAAGATCGACGGAAGGAGAGTGCTGGTGGATGTGGAGAGAGGCCGCACTGTGAAGGGATGGCATCCCCGCAGGCTAGGTGAGGAACTGCACATGATCTCTGTGACGGTGCATAATTATCCATACTACAGTCATGCCATTTAAAATCTTAACACTGAATTCACCGAGTGTTTTGGAATGGATGATTCTCATATTGGCATTGGTCATTTTATGAACCCTTTTTAAATATTTAGTCAGTTTTTAAATGCTTTCATTTCCTGTCAATGATTTTGGTATCACAATGAGCCCTGTTTTCTGTCCCCAACCAGGCGGTGGTCTTGgtgggacaaggagaggtggGGCTGACGTCAACATCAAGCACTCTGGAAGAGACGACACCTCACGTTATGATGACCATCCCCCAATTGGAGGGTGAGTACCTACACTGAGCCCTTGGGGTGGTTTGCTATGGGAGGGTTGTCACCCTATTTTAAATAGGCCCTACCCATTAGACCTGAAAGAATTGGATAATCTGAAGGCGAGAGATTACCATATTCCCTAGTTACATCAATCCAATTTATTTGAGATCTGTGTAGAGTGTATGGGCCAGTGGTAGATTTGGGATTGGACATTTTGTTGTTTGACTGACTTGATATTTCTGTATAGAGGTTTGACAGTTGACTTATTTTTGCCCTTCTCTTCACCTCAGGGAACGTGAGCGCGAACGTGGACCTGAGCCCAGAGGGGAACGCAGAGAGCGCAGCCGTGAGCGCGAACGGGGTGTGGAGAAAGAGCGCGGTGGCGAGAGACGGCGGTCCCGGTCCCGGGAAAGACGCAGGCGCAGCTCCCGCTCCAGGGAGAGGGGTGACAGGGGTCTGGTCCAGGCTGGGCCTGCAGAAGAGAGTGTAGGGGGTggcagaaggagagacagagagagggagagggggggaggagggccAGGGGGAGACAGTCATagcagggagaggagcagagacaaaggtgaaaggaagaggaggagccgCAGTCGAGAGCGCAAGCGAGACCGGGAGAGGGGCAAGGGTGGCGAAGGTGATGAGGGCTTGGTGCTAGGAGATGGTATgataggggagggaggagagaggatgcctGAAGAGCCTAGTGTGGGtgaggaagtgggagaggagcGCGGCGGGAGGGagcgggacagagacagggagcgGGACCGTGACCGGAGGCGCAGCCACAGGGACAAGGACCGTGAGAGGGACCGTGAGAGGCACAGGGGCgacagggagaaagacagggagcataagagagacagggagcgggGTGGCGGGGAGCGCAGGGAGGACCGGCATGGCTCTCTCCTGCTCCCTTCGGCCGAGCAGAACGACGTGGGTAACGGGGATGAGGGCGACGCGCCACCCCAGCCAGAAGAGAACAGCCAGGATGGGTTGATGATGGACCAAGAGTCGGTGCAATCGGGGGAGGGTTACGTTTCCAATGAGAACGGCTACAAGGTGGAGACCCAGGCAGAAGAGTATTGAGAGGGGCTTTGCCATCTTTACTAatttcctttaaaaaaataaatgtatccaACACAAACTCACATACTCCTTCCCTGTTAGTGTGAAGGATATTGTAATGAGCTGCTGCCCTGTTAGAAACCACAACGGCGCAGTGTAGGCATAAGAAACAAACTGTCAGTTTTATGGGTTAAGTAGGGTTTTGTTTCTTCTGTATTTGAACCCCAAGGACGAGGTCCTCACCACAATTATTTCAAACCCGTCCCTCGGTACCAAACTGAGAACGGTGCTCACTGTCCCTTAACATTCACGCTCTCCCCCAACCGGAACTTTAATCTCACATTCTGCTCTGTCAAGTACTTAACGAGTACCTTCACGAGCGAGGCAGAGATGGCGTAGTTAGGGtgaaatatttgtttttctttttcttAATCTCAGTTGGTGTATTTTTCTTTATTCAACCAgggttgtatttttattttta
Encoded here:
- the LOC139406898 gene encoding U1 small nuclear ribonucleoprotein 70 kDa-like; amino-acid sequence: MTQFLPPNLLALFAPRDPIPFLTQLEKLPHEKHHNQPYCGIAPFIRHFEDPRDAPPPTRAETRDERLERKRREKIERRQTVVETELKLWDPHNDPNAQGDAFKTLFVARVNYDTTESKLRREFEVYGPIKRIYIVYNKRSGKPRGYAFIEYEHERDMHSAYKHADGKKIDGRRVLVDVERGRTVKGWHPRRLGGGLGGTRRGGADVNIKHSGRDDTSRYDDHPPIGGERERERGPEPRGERRERSRERERGVEKERGGERRRSRSRERRRRSSRSRERGDRGLVQAGPAEESVGGGRRRDRERERGGGGPGGDSHSRERSRDKGERKRRSRSRERKRDRERGKGGEGDEGLVLGDGMIGEGGERMPEEPSVGEEVGEERGGRERDRDRERDRDRRRSHRDKDRERDRERHRGDREKDREHKRDRERGGGERREDRHGSLLLPSAEQNDVGNGDEGDAPPQPEENSQDGLMMDQESVQSGEGYVSNENGYKVETQAEEY